From a region of the Sesamum indicum cultivar Zhongzhi No. 13 linkage group LG3, S_indicum_v1.0, whole genome shotgun sequence genome:
- the LOC105158940 gene encoding probable beta-D-xylosidase 7, translated as MHKTLSVSFLNKEGKMSRHFSLYTVVILLPAIFFLSAESDHSPPFSCDPSNPSTKSLPFCNTQLPISSRAKDLVSRLTLDEKVQQLVNTADAVPRLNISAYEWWSEALHGVSRHGKGVTFNGTVTAATMFPQVILAAASFDSQLWYRIAQAIGDEARAVFNVGQAKGMTFWAPNINIFRDPRWGRGQETPGEDPFVAGEYAVAYVRGIQGDSFGGGQLRDGHLKASACCKHYTAHDLDNWNGVTRYVFDAIVSKQDLADTYQPPFRACVEQGQASGIMCAYNRVNGVPSCADYDLLTKTARQQWGFQGYIASDCDAVAIIHDQQGYAKEPEDAVADVLKAGMDVNCGGYLKKYTTSAVAKKKVSELDIDRALENLFSVRMRLGLFNGDPRNLQYGDIDPSQVCSQNHLDLALEAAKFGIVLLKNDVGLLPFSRAGTKSLAVIGPNANDSGVFLGNYEGLPCKKITILEALEQYYVSSTKYHQGCDFVNCTSAFIDEAVETAKQADDVVLVMGLDQTLEREKHDRVELGLPGKQESLVISVAEAAKRPVVLVLLCGGPVDVSFAKENPKVGSILWAGYPGEAGGVAVAQTLFGDHNPGGRLPVTWYPKDFVKVPMTDMRMRADPSTGYPGRTYRFYNGPKVYEFGHGLSYTNYSYKFVSVSQNTLFLNNSLHENTVRQSGSVPFVPVAELGTQSCNRMMFSTKVRVKNPGEMPGKHPVLLFVRIENAGRGKAMKQLVGFRSVSLSPGETKEIAFVVNPCRDLSYADEDGVMLIAEGKLYLVVGDEEYPVNVVV; from the exons ATGCATAAAACACTTTCAGTTTCTTTCCTcaacaaagaaggaaaaatgagtCGCCATTTTTCTCTCTACACCGTCGTAATATTGCTCCCAGCCATTTTCTTCCTTTCAGCAGAATCCGATCACAGTCCTCCGTTCTCATGCGACCCCTCAAACCCGTCGACCAAATCACTTCCGTTCTGCAACACTCAGCTGCCCATCAGCAGTAGAGCGAAGGACCTCGTCTCCCGCCTGACGCTGGACGAAAAGGTGCAGCAATTAGTCAACACGGCGGACGCCGTCCCCCGCCTGAATATCTCCGCCTACGAGTGGTGGTCGGAGGCGTTGCATGGCGTTTCTCGCCACGGAAAAGGGGTTACTTTCAATGGCACCGTCACGGCCGCCACCATGTTCCCTCAAGTCATTCTCGCCGCCGCTTCCTTTGATTCCCAACTCTGGTATCGCATTGCTCAG GCAATTGGAGATGAGGCTCGGGCAGTATTTAATGTCGGGCAGGCAAAGGGGATGACATTCTGGGCAccaaacataaatatatttagggACCCGAGGTGGGGGAGAGGGCAAGAGACACCTGGAGAAGACCCTTTCGTCGCCGGAGAATACGCAGTGGCCTATGTCAGGGGAATTCAGGGGGACAGCTTCGGCGGCGGGCAGCTCAGAGACGGCCACCTCAAAGCCTCGGCGTGTTGCAAACATTACACTGCCCATGATTTGGACAACTGGAATGGCGTTACTCGTTACGTTTTCGATGCAATT GTAAGCAAGCAAGATTTAGCGGATACCTACCAGCCGCCATTCCGGGCATGCGTGGAACAAGGCCAGGCCAGTGGCATCATGTGTGCTTATAATCGTGTCAATGGAGTCCCAAGCTGCGCTGATTACGACTTATTGACAAAAACTGCCCGCCAACAATGGGGTTTTCAAGG GTACATTGCTTCTGACTGCGACGCTGTTGCAATAATTCATGACCAGCAAGGGTATGCCAAAGAGCCTGAAGATGCAGTTGCAGATGTCCTTAAAGCTG GCATGGATGTGAATTGCGGTGGCTATTTGAAGAAATACACCACGTCAGCTGTTGCAAAGAAGAAAGTATCAGAATTGGACATAGACAGAGCCCTGGAGAACCTCTTCTCTGTCAGAATGAGACTAGGGCTTTTCAACGGAGATCCAAGAAACCTGCAATACGGAGACATTGATCCAAGCCAGGTCTGCAGCCAAAACCACCTCGATCTAGCCCTTGAAGCTGCAAAATTCGGCATCGTCCTCCTCAAAAACGATGTCGGCCTCCTCCCGTTTTCCAGGGCAGGAACCAAGTCGCTAGCTGTAATTGGCCCCAACGCCAATGACTCAGGAGTGTTTCTCGGAAACTATGAAGGCCTGCCTTGCAAGAAAATAACTATTCTTGAAGCACTTGAACAATACTATGTCAGCAGCACAAAGTACCACCAGGGCTGTGACTTTGTCAACTGCACTTCGGCTTTTATTGATGAAGCAGTGGAGACAGCAAAACAGGCGGATGATGTTGTATTAGTCATGGGATTGGATCAAACGTTGGAGCGGGAGAAACATGATAGAGTGGAGTTGGGGCTCCCTGGAAAACAAGAAAGTCTGGTTATAAGTGTTGCAGAAGCAGCAAAAAGACCTGTTGTGTTGGTGCTGCTGTGTGGTGGCCCTGTTGACGTGTCTTTCGCGAAAGAGAACCCAAAAGTTGGGAGCATTTTGTGGGCTGGTTATCCAGGTGAAGCTGGAGGAGTTGCAGTGGCACAAACTTTGTTTGGTGATCACAATCCAG GGGGCAGACTACCAGTTACATGGTATCCCAAGGACTTCGTCAAAGTACCAATGACGGATATGCGGATGCGAGCGGATCCATCCACCGGATATCCAGGCCGAACATACAGATTCTACAATGGCCCGAAAGTGTACGAATTTGGCCACGGCCTCAGCTACACCAACTATTCTTACAAGTTCGTCTCAGTTAGCCAAAACACCCTCTTTCTGAACAATTCATTACATGAAAACACAGTCAGGCAATCCGGTTCGGTTCCTTTTGTGCCAGTCGCGGAACTGGGAACACAATCTTGCAACAGAATGATGTTTTCGACAAAGGTGAGAGTTAAAAATCCTGGAGAAATGCCGGGTAAGCATCCGGTGTTGTTGTTTGTCAGAATTGAGAATGCTGGAAGAGGGAAGGCTATGAAACAATTGGTTGGATTTCGAAGTGTGAGTTTGAGTCCTGGAGAAACTAAGGAAATCGCATTTGTTGTCAATCCCTGTCGGGATCTTAGCTATGCTGATGAAGATGGTGTGATGCTGATTGCAGAGGGTAAACTTTACCTAGTCGTGGGAGACGAGGAGTATCCTGTTAATGTAGTAGTCTGA